In Cydia pomonella isolate Wapato2018A chromosome 27, ilCydPomo1, whole genome shotgun sequence, a single genomic region encodes these proteins:
- the LOC133532432 gene encoding uncharacterized protein LOC133532432: MPIHCNIETQQLGSLLKLKCLISTTENNCEFISNALNVNDLAMVSLKFVVKDKYLNTFICSLTHAKAKDFLIKVKVQEGTSSYCEWICRNDGQYKQVGYPIILWNCSTRCVVQDVWSGLLNLTVSASKILCGLPVKLYKDEDFTDFNLSCAEGSVAIHKSHMAAHSDVFKTMLSQEWKETKEGLIQIPGVTLQTVQNLKKYMYLGVLPDDDLQSLLLIASCYLMEDLKAECVLKLSQTVKPEDLYNLFKFAVVNELPELTFAIMKGTPEKVVEDAENICMKRNDEKETKEE; this comes from the exons ATGCCAATCCATTG CAATATTGAAACACAACAGTTAGGTTCATTATTGAAACTGAAATGCCTGATCAGCACGACTGAAAATAATTGTGAATTTATAAGTAATGCCTTAAATGTAAATGACTTGGCTATGGTGTCTTTAAAATTTGTGgttaaagataaatatttaaatacttttatttgttCATTGACACATGCTAAAGCTAAGGATTTCCTAATTAAGGTAAAAGTTCAAGAGGGAACATCATCATACTGTGAGTGGATTTGCAGAAATGATGGGCAATATAAGCAAGTTGGTTACCCTATTATTCTGTGGAATTGTAGTACAAGGTGTGTGGTACAGGATGTGTGGAGTGGGCTGTTGAATCTTACAGTATCAGCCAGCAAGATCTTATGTGGCTTGCCTGTTAAGCTATATAAAGATGAAGATTTTACCGACTTCAATTTAAGCTGTGCTGAAGGCAGTGTGGCCATCCACAAATCCCATATGGCAGCCCATAGTGATGTCTTCAAGACAATGCTTAGCCAAGAGTGGAAGGAGACCAAGGAAGGCCTAATCCAGATACCAGGTGTCACTCTGCAGACCgtccagaatttaaaaaaatacatgtactTGGGAGTACTGCCCGATGATGACCTGCAGTCATTGCTGTTGATCGCTTCTTGTTATCTCATGGAAGATCTGAAGGCAGAATGTGTTTTGAAACTCAGCCAAACTGTTAAACCTGAAGATTTGTACAATCTATTTAAATTCGCCGTTGTTAATGAATTACCAGAGCTGACATTCGCTATTATGAAAGGAACTCCAGAGAAAGTTGTTGAAGATGCTGAAAATATATGTATGAAGAGGAATGACGAGAAAGAAACAAAAGAggaataa